One genomic segment of Desulfocapsa sulfexigens DSM 10523 includes these proteins:
- a CDS encoding TolC family protein, with protein MNWKISFLIVLTIYFISASLAGGKTLEEVEVLDLETAQEIALAGNPSLAAAAERVEQARQRIEQARALYYPSVDAGGAAVSGRMSAADAATQSMILGGADVDRSSERYQISIGASWLLFDGFSRKFNNLIAESGQQETEQARRDGMRLLLQSVAESYYGAQLALYNKAIAEADFSFNSKQADEARVSMNAGAGSLSALLNFQVQMNNASTEILLAERDYDLALYGLAVLLGRESGRMPEGLRLERVEMVEESEFVSLSTDQLLQVAANNRPDLLRQEFSVQRAESAVGSNKARFYPQLSLNGSVDGNRLDDMGFEEDDFGSTVSVNLSYNLFRGGGDRAKVAEAKAFRREAVRTLEQQKNKVQSEVRQAITRLEQARAQLKLQRASVKLVEQSRDLVEEGYKAGQESLARLNEVQRDLVRTQSRLALSLIGLYTNRQSLKTATGESLTPYLAGEGMGNGAE; from the coding sequence ATGAACTGGAAAATATCTTTTTTAATTGTACTGACAATATATTTTATCTCTGCTTCTCTTGCGGGTGGAAAAACGCTTGAAGAAGTAGAAGTGCTCGATCTTGAAACTGCTCAGGAGATTGCACTTGCAGGGAATCCTTCCCTTGCTGCTGCAGCAGAGCGGGTGGAACAGGCACGGCAGCGAATTGAGCAGGCAAGAGCCCTGTACTACCCAAGCGTTGATGCCGGGGGCGCTGCGGTATCGGGAAGAATGTCGGCAGCTGATGCTGCCACTCAATCCATGATTTTGGGTGGTGCCGATGTTGATCGAAGCAGTGAGAGATACCAGATCTCCATCGGTGCCTCCTGGCTTCTCTTTGATGGCTTTTCCAGAAAATTCAATAATCTCATAGCCGAATCCGGGCAGCAGGAAACGGAACAGGCAAGACGGGATGGTATGCGGCTTCTTCTCCAATCCGTTGCTGAGAGTTACTACGGTGCACAGTTGGCTCTGTATAATAAAGCCATCGCTGAAGCCGATTTTTCTTTTAATTCGAAGCAGGCTGATGAGGCAAGAGTGAGCATGAATGCCGGGGCAGGGTCACTCTCGGCACTACTCAATTTTCAGGTACAGATGAACAATGCCTCCACTGAAATTCTCCTCGCCGAGCGTGACTATGATCTGGCCCTGTATGGATTGGCTGTATTGCTCGGTCGTGAGAGTGGACGTATGCCGGAGGGGTTACGTCTAGAGCGGGTTGAAATGGTGGAGGAAAGTGAATTCGTTAGCCTGTCTACTGATCAGTTGCTCCAGGTGGCTGCGAACAATCGACCAGATCTTCTGCGGCAGGAGTTCAGTGTACAGCGTGCTGAGTCGGCTGTTGGCAGTAATAAGGCCAGGTTCTATCCTCAACTGTCACTCAATGGATCCGTCGATGGAAACAGACTGGACGATATGGGTTTTGAAGAAGATGATTTTGGTTCTACGGTATCTGTGAATCTCTCTTACAACCTCTTCCGAGGTGGGGGTGACAGAGCGAAAGTTGCTGAGGCAAAGGCCTTCCGGAGAGAAGCGGTGCGTACCCTTGAACAGCAGAAAAACAAAGTGCAAAGTGAGGTGAGGCAGGCCATCACCAGGCTGGAACAGGCAAGGGCACAATTGAAACTTCAGCGTGCATCTGTCAAACTTGTTGAACAGAGCAGGGATCTGGTTGAAGAGGGATACAAGGCCGGACAGGAGTCCCTGGCACGTTTGAATGAGGTGCAGCGGGATCTGGTACGGACCCAGTCCCGATTGGCCCTGTCGTTAATCGGTCTCTATACTAACAGGCAGTCATTAAAAACGGCCACGGGGGAATCCTTAACTCCATATCTGGCTGGAGAGGGTATGGGAAACGGCGCTGAGTAA
- a CDS encoding efflux RND transporter permease subunit, translated as MNNLLASFARNTVFANILLLLIFFAGFLATKMMVRESFPEFSIDKIVITVPYPGADPEEVEEGINQKIEEALESIQGIDQYTTKSMENMASVTIDVKDGHDTAEVLDKVRSHVNAISNLPVDAEKPIIREIVRKQVVMLLALSGDLSEKQLKQWGEDIKDEVKLSPLISQVEAYGTRDYEIAIEISEEKLRRYGLTFDQVASVVRKSSLNQSGGTLRTVGEDIRIRTVGRKYTGEELAEIVVLASPGGEIITLDRIAVIRDGFIEDPIFATIDDQPAMFVQISKTEDEDAIKISNEVQAFVAEKEKVLPPGVHISVFYDTTDSLRSRINLLTRNGIIGLCLVFFMLWLFLDMRLSFWAGLGIPISIAGAMFILWSTDATINMISLFGLIMVLGIVVDDAIVVGEAIYVHRKRGEPPLQAAISGVSEVAMPVLAAVTTTIVAFIPLSFVGGTMGKFVAILPVVVIACLLISLVESLLLLPAHLSHLPDLNKPKKLWAPFALIERGRASVSTGLETFIEKRYVPFINIVLNWRYVSLAVAISVLILSVGLVKGGLVKFQVFPKLDGFVITSTVEFPEGTPPDVTSQALKQIEAAFDRLAEKTKTISGEPLVQQRLVLVGQVLSGEMGATGPHMGSIQVILLPSEKRGVHSNDLLIAWEKEVGGIPGVKSLSFEGMAAGPSGAEIEVWLQGRDMENLLNAADDLQDALTEFQGVYQIRSDYAQGKNELQLSLKPEATPLGLTVQDLAGQINAGFYGREAFRLQRGKDDIRVKVRYTAFERSRISDFEKVHIRTLDGREVPLLSVANISFAPGYSTITRTDGLRRIQVTAEVNNRLANADEIFAELGGTTFRELKTKYPGIHLAMEGSKKNTRESFASLKVGFPIAMVGIFVIIATIFRSYLQPFIIMFTIPFGIIGAIIGHLLLGYNLSMMSIFGMVALSGVVINDAIVLIERVNENLSGGMKLFDAIIQGGARRFRAIFLTSISTVGGLAPLIVETDMQAKFLIPMALSVAGGVVFATGLTLILIPSLLVIMNDFRRIIVKGISGTWPAREEVEPRALK; from the coding sequence ATGAATAATCTGCTTGCCTCTTTTGCCCGTAACACGGTTTTTGCCAATATCCTTCTTCTCTTGATCTTTTTTGCAGGATTTCTGGCGACAAAAATGATGGTCCGGGAGAGCTTTCCGGAGTTCTCCATTGATAAAATAGTTATTACCGTTCCCTATCCTGGAGCTGACCCAGAGGAAGTGGAGGAGGGTATTAATCAAAAGATAGAAGAAGCACTGGAATCCATTCAGGGAATTGACCAGTATACCACTAAATCCATGGAGAATATGGCTTCTGTTACCATTGATGTCAAAGATGGACATGACACTGCTGAGGTGCTGGATAAGGTGCGGTCCCATGTGAATGCCATCTCGAATCTTCCTGTTGATGCAGAGAAACCTATTATTCGTGAGATTGTCCGCAAACAGGTGGTGATGCTGCTCGCACTGTCAGGAGATCTGAGCGAAAAACAGCTTAAGCAATGGGGAGAGGATATTAAGGATGAGGTGAAATTGAGTCCACTCATCTCTCAGGTGGAGGCTTATGGAACCCGAGACTATGAAATTGCAATTGAGATTTCGGAGGAAAAGCTACGGAGATACGGATTAACTTTTGATCAGGTTGCCTCAGTGGTGCGTAAGTCCAGCCTCAACCAGTCAGGAGGAACTCTCCGCACAGTCGGTGAGGACATCAGGATAAGGACGGTGGGGCGTAAGTACACGGGTGAGGAACTGGCAGAAATAGTGGTGCTGGCGAGTCCTGGTGGCGAGATCATTACCCTTGATCGTATAGCAGTCATCCGCGATGGTTTTATTGAAGATCCTATTTTTGCAACCATCGATGATCAACCGGCAATGTTTGTTCAGATCTCTAAAACTGAAGATGAAGATGCCATTAAGATTTCCAACGAGGTGCAGGCATTTGTTGCAGAAAAAGAAAAGGTTTTGCCACCGGGGGTTCATATCTCAGTTTTTTATGACACCACCGATTCGCTTCGTTCCCGCATAAACCTCCTTACCCGGAATGGGATTATTGGCCTCTGTCTGGTTTTTTTCATGCTTTGGCTTTTTCTTGATATGCGGCTGTCCTTCTGGGCAGGTCTGGGGATTCCCATCTCCATTGCCGGGGCCATGTTTATTCTCTGGTCAACTGACGCCACCATCAATATGATCTCACTCTTTGGCCTTATTATGGTACTTGGAATCGTGGTGGATGATGCAATTGTCGTTGGAGAGGCCATTTATGTGCATAGAAAACGGGGTGAACCTCCACTTCAAGCGGCGATAAGTGGAGTGTCGGAGGTTGCCATGCCGGTACTGGCGGCTGTAACAACCACTATAGTTGCTTTTATTCCACTCTCTTTTGTCGGAGGAACCATGGGCAAGTTTGTCGCCATTTTACCTGTGGTGGTTATTGCCTGTCTCCTGATTTCCCTCGTTGAATCACTGCTGCTTCTGCCTGCACATCTGAGTCATTTGCCGGACTTGAATAAACCAAAGAAATTGTGGGCCCCTTTTGCCCTTATAGAACGAGGGCGTGCGTCTGTAAGTACCGGGCTTGAGACCTTTATAGAAAAACGTTATGTACCTTTTATTAATATAGTTCTGAACTGGCGCTATGTTTCACTGGCTGTGGCCATATCCGTACTTATACTCAGTGTGGGACTGGTCAAGGGGGGGCTTGTTAAATTTCAGGTTTTTCCAAAACTTGACGGTTTTGTTATTACTTCCACCGTTGAATTCCCGGAAGGAACGCCTCCTGATGTCACGAGTCAGGCATTGAAGCAGATCGAGGCGGCTTTTGATCGTCTGGCTGAAAAGACAAAAACAATTAGCGGGGAGCCTCTTGTCCAGCAGCGATTAGTCCTTGTTGGTCAGGTCCTGTCAGGAGAGATGGGGGCTACGGGGCCTCATATGGGGTCCATCCAGGTTATCTTGTTACCATCGGAAAAACGGGGTGTACATTCAAATGACCTGCTTATTGCCTGGGAAAAGGAAGTAGGTGGAATTCCGGGAGTAAAAAGTCTTTCCTTTGAAGGAATGGCGGCTGGTCCTTCGGGTGCTGAGATAGAGGTCTGGCTTCAGGGCCGTGATATGGAAAATCTGCTCAATGCTGCCGATGATTTGCAGGATGCACTTACTGAGTTTCAGGGGGTATATCAGATTCGTTCTGATTATGCCCAGGGTAAAAATGAACTGCAGCTGAGTCTGAAACCTGAGGCGACACCTCTTGGACTTACCGTACAGGATCTTGCCGGACAGATTAATGCAGGTTTTTATGGAAGAGAAGCCTTTCGTCTGCAGCGCGGCAAGGATGATATCCGGGTGAAGGTGCGCTACACGGCTTTTGAAAGGAGTCGTATTTCTGACTTCGAGAAAGTTCATATTCGTACACTCGACGGTCGTGAAGTGCCCCTGCTTTCCGTTGCAAATATCAGCTTTGCACCAGGGTACTCTACCATTACGCGTACTGACGGCTTGCGTCGAATACAGGTGACCGCGGAGGTGAATAACCGGCTGGCGAATGCCGATGAAATCTTTGCTGAACTAGGGGGAACAACATTTCGTGAACTGAAGACGAAGTATCCAGGTATTCATCTGGCCATGGAGGGTTCCAAGAAAAATACCAGGGAATCCTTTGCGTCGTTGAAAGTAGGATTTCCCATAGCGATGGTGGGGATCTTTGTCATTATTGCTACAATATTTCGTTCCTATCTTCAGCCGTTTATTATAATGTTTACCATTCCCTTCGGGATTATCGGCGCCATTATCGGACATCTCCTTCTTGGTTATAATCTTTCCATGATGTCAATTTTTGGAATGGTAGCCCTGTCCGGAGTAGTGATTAATGATGCTATTGTTCTGATAGAGCGGGTCAACGAGAACCTCAGCGGTGGAATGAAACTCTTTGATGCAATTATTCAGGGTGGTGCCAGGCGGTTTCGTGCTATTTTTCTCACATCGATCAGTACCGTTGGAGGGCTGGCACCGCTTATAGTGGAAACAGATATGCAGGCAAAATTTCTTATTCCCATGGCCCTGTCTGTTGCTGGTGGTGTGGTTTTTGCGACTGGATTGACGCTGATATTGATTCCGAGTCTGCTGGTTATCATGAACGATTTCAGAAGAATTATAGTGAAGGGGATAAGTGGGACTTGGCCTGCACGTGAGGAAGTTGAACCGAGGGCGCTAAAATAA
- a CDS encoding efflux RND transporter periplasmic adaptor subunit — translation MSEQKNSMRTTVIIRVVACLIILLIGLGGFRFLKSRKKAPSHAVQVERPLKVAAVAAMFADVPVSIEAHGELRSIRMVEIAAEVAGSVVEVHPRLQTGEVIAKGELLFAIDDRDYRNDYESNRARLAILKRDKELTAKELERARILFEKNKVGTRAGVEKAEQAANNSADKLAQVQQAMIRAEINLERCMVYAPFTCRITSKNIEKGQYVAPGKIVLGLADDSVLELEVPLDSRDAFAWLQFSENKVAQSASAGSDAWFSAVKPVECEVVWTEDAGNRAVATMNRVSFFDQKTRTVKVVLRLDSKQFAEKNIPMPLVSGMFCRVVIPGGTMKKVVGLPRWAVSFENTVYVVRDGRLETVPVKVARVQDNKAYVNDGLDQGDMVVTTRLVNPLERSLVDVIQTATPSPEGEK, via the coding sequence ATGAGTGAACAAAAAAACAGTATGCGCACAACTGTAATTATTCGAGTTGTTGCCTGTCTTATTATTCTACTGATTGGATTGGGTGGTTTTAGATTCTTAAAAAGCAGAAAAAAGGCTCCCAGCCATGCTGTTCAGGTAGAGCGACCTCTCAAGGTGGCAGCAGTTGCAGCCATGTTTGCAGATGTCCCTGTGTCCATAGAGGCTCATGGCGAGTTGCGGTCCATTCGTATGGTGGAAATTGCTGCCGAGGTAGCAGGATCCGTTGTTGAGGTACATCCCCGGTTGCAGACCGGTGAGGTGATAGCAAAAGGGGAATTGCTTTTTGCAATAGATGATCGGGATTATCGCAACGACTATGAGTCTAACAGGGCACGCCTTGCTATTTTGAAACGGGATAAAGAGCTCACGGCGAAAGAACTGGAACGTGCCAGAATTCTGTTTGAAAAAAATAAAGTTGGAACCAGAGCAGGAGTAGAAAAAGCTGAGCAGGCAGCGAACAATTCCGCTGACAAGCTGGCTCAGGTCCAGCAGGCCATGATTCGGGCTGAAATTAATCTTGAGCGCTGTATGGTCTATGCTCCCTTTACCTGCCGGATTACCTCAAAAAATATTGAGAAAGGGCAGTATGTGGCACCGGGAAAGATTGTTCTCGGACTGGCGGATGACTCTGTGTTGGAACTTGAAGTGCCACTCGACAGTCGTGATGCCTTTGCCTGGCTGCAGTTTTCAGAAAACAAGGTGGCACAGTCGGCATCGGCAGGATCTGATGCGTGGTTTTCGGCAGTGAAACCCGTAGAGTGCGAAGTTGTCTGGACTGAAGATGCAGGTAACAGGGCTGTGGCCACTATGAACAGAGTCAGTTTTTTTGACCAGAAGACTCGAACGGTGAAGGTGGTTCTACGGCTCGATTCCAAGCAGTTTGCTGAGAAAAACATACCAATGCCCCTGGTTTCAGGAATGTTCTGCCGGGTGGTAATTCCTGGTGGAACGATGAAGAAGGTGGTGGGCTTGCCACGCTGGGCTGTCAGTTTTGAAAACACTGTCTACGTTGTTCGTGACGGCCGTCTGGAGACTGTTCCTGTGAAGGTCGCCAGAGTTCAGGATAACAAGGCATATGTCAACGATGGTTTGGATCAGGGCGATATGGTTGTTACTACTCGCCTTGTCAATCCTCTTGAACGCAGTCTTGTTGACGTCATACAAACAGCCACACCATCTCCCGAGGGTGAGAAGTAA
- a CDS encoding MarR family winged helix-turn-helix transcriptional regulator, giving the protein MTNEKTVEQARFIASAGRKLKDHVFSIQSGLHSGRVCCQGEELSTAQVQMLMTLHGCGKSTISHLAEKLNVSPPSASCMVDRLEDKGFVHRERSIEDRRKVVVHLSKMAAVQAEKMEEAVLAAFLDLVEKVGPETAQKWCEVLERVEQVLSKQERVNDHE; this is encoded by the coding sequence ATGACTAACGAAAAAACGGTTGAGCAGGCGCGCTTTATCGCCAGTGCCGGGCGCAAACTGAAAGATCATGTTTTTTCCATCCAGTCCGGTCTCCACAGTGGGCGCGTATGTTGCCAGGGAGAGGAACTGTCTACGGCTCAGGTGCAGATGCTTATGACCTTGCATGGCTGCGGGAAAAGCACAATCTCACATCTTGCCGAAAAGTTGAATGTCTCGCCGCCTTCGGCATCATGTATGGTTGATCGCCTGGAAGACAAGGGGTTTGTACATCGTGAACGGAGTATTGAGGATAGACGAAAGGTTGTGGTTCATCTGTCAAAAATGGCTGCAGTACAAGCAGAAAAGATGGAGGAAGCAGTTCTGGCCGCCTTTCTTGATCTGGTTGAAAAAGTGGGCCCGGAGACGGCGCAGAAGTGGTGTGAAGTGCTTGAACGTGTTGAGCAGGTATTATCAAAACAGGAAAGAGTAAATGATCATGAGTGA
- a CDS encoding J domain-containing protein — protein MTRSDWDAIFEAKELLGLGDRATLGEIKRSYRSKCKENHPDIVGNDRAKGDLMRRLTRAYDVLMNYYNQFRIPLVPLDGEALEPEDWWMDRFGQDPLWGKK, from the coding sequence ATGACCAGGTCAGACTGGGATGCTATCTTTGAGGCCAAGGAACTTCTAGGACTTGGAGATCGTGCGACTCTTGGAGAGATTAAGCGCAGCTATCGCAGCAAGTGTAAAGAAAATCACCCCGATATCGTGGGTAACGACAGGGCCAAGGGTGATTTGATGCGCCGACTGACCAGAGCTTACGACGTGCTGATGAATTATTATAATCAGTTCAGGATTCCTCTGGTTCCACTGGACGGTGAGGCGCTGGAACCGGAAGATTGGTGGATGGACAGGTTTGGGCAGGATCCTCTTTGGGGAAAAAAGTAA
- the plsY gene encoding glycerol-3-phosphate 1-O-acyltransferase PlsY has translation MTITLITLIAALLLSYLTGAIPFGLLFGRMVGKDVRDEGSGNIGATNVNRVLGKKLGILTLLCDVAKGFFPVFVASILLPMGDNWELFVGLCGLAAVLGHMFSIYLGFKGGKGVATALGVFLFFSPWAICIALIIFIAVVGVSGFVSAGSLAAAGMIPFLILMLGGSFSTFFCAAVIAVLIWIKHSSNIARLRRGEEKSWKTKGAQ, from the coding sequence ATGACTATAACGCTGATAACACTTATTGCCGCACTTCTCTTAAGTTATCTGACAGGAGCGATTCCCTTTGGCCTTCTTTTTGGCCGCATGGTAGGAAAAGATGTCCGCGATGAAGGAAGTGGAAATATCGGGGCTACCAACGTCAATCGGGTACTCGGAAAAAAACTTGGTATACTCACTCTGCTCTGCGATGTGGCCAAGGGCTTTTTTCCGGTTTTTGTTGCCTCTATCCTCCTGCCCATGGGTGATAACTGGGAGCTTTTTGTCGGATTGTGTGGACTTGCAGCGGTGCTTGGTCATATGTTTTCCATATATCTTGGATTTAAAGGCGGTAAAGGAGTGGCCACGGCCCTTGGGGTTTTCCTCTTCTTTTCACCCTGGGCCATTTGTATTGCCCTGATCATTTTTATTGCGGTGGTTGGTGTTTCTGGTTTTGTCTCAGCCGGGTCACTAGCGGCCGCCGGGATGATCCCGTTTCTGATTCTGATGCTTGGTGGAAGTTTTTCCACCTTTTTCTGTGCTGCGGTGATTGCCGTCCTGATCTGGATAAAACACAGTTCCAATATTGCTAGACTGCGAAGGGGTGAGGAAAAAAGCTGGAAGACAAAGGGGGCACAATGA
- the def gene encoding peptide deformylase, with protein MRKDCPCGMFSSSSVITDFNQRTINYKYTMSLLPILTFPNPVLRQKAKKVAVFDESLQTLVSDMIETMYDAPGVGLAAPQIGESVQLIVVNAARDPDVQESMVMVNPEITEREGEQIDEEGCLSVIDLTSSVKRSKKITVCYQDIRGGKQELTVEDRFAVVLQHEIDHLNGILFIDHLSSLKRTLYKKKVKKMLAAQK; from the coding sequence ATGCGGAAAGACTGTCCCTGTGGTATGTTTTCGTCATCTTCCGTTATTACTGACTTTAATCAGCGAACCATAAATTACAAATATACCATGAGCCTGCTTCCCATTCTTACATTTCCCAACCCGGTTCTTCGTCAAAAAGCAAAAAAGGTTGCTGTTTTTGACGAGTCCCTGCAAACTCTCGTTTCTGACATGATTGAGACGATGTACGACGCACCCGGCGTTGGCCTGGCCGCCCCGCAGATCGGAGAGTCCGTTCAACTCATCGTTGTCAATGCTGCCAGGGATCCTGATGTTCAGGAGTCCATGGTGATGGTCAATCCCGAAATCACCGAAAGAGAAGGCGAACAGATCGATGAGGAAGGATGTCTTTCTGTCATTGACCTCACCTCCTCTGTTAAACGAAGCAAAAAAATCACTGTCTGTTATCAGGACATTAGGGGTGGCAAACAGGAACTGACAGTGGAAGACCGCTTTGCCGTAGTCCTGCAGCACGAAATCGATCATCTCAATGGTATCCTCTTTATCGATCATCTCAGTTCTCTGAAACGAACGCTCTATAAAAAGAAAGTTAAGAAGATGCTTGCCGCCCAAAAATAA
- the fmt gene encoding methionyl-tRNA formyltransferase, whose product MPETDKTFRIIFMGTPDFSVPALQGLIDGPDQVVAVITQPDRPKGRGKKLTPPPVKVLAQSAAIPVLQPTKIKTAAFADELRAFNPDLIIVAAYGRILPSSILNLPPLGCINIHGSLLPRHRGAAPIQWAILAGDKEAGVTIMEMDEGMDTGAMLLPASVPVSINETAGGLFTKLSELGGTTLLKALDLLRQDKLPPIEQEHSLATEAPPLKKEYGAIDWNKSAWEIHCLIRGMDPWPTAYSFLDGTRFRFFAPELTDRSCTQTPGSIIQADRNGLLLATGDGALLIHEIQPEGKKRMSVEAYLCGHLLETGQTFRSEQ is encoded by the coding sequence ATGCCAGAAACAGACAAAACTTTCCGCATCATCTTTATGGGCACTCCTGATTTTTCTGTGCCTGCCCTGCAGGGGTTGATTGACGGTCCTGACCAGGTAGTAGCGGTCATCACCCAACCTGACCGCCCCAAGGGACGTGGCAAAAAGCTGACTCCACCTCCGGTAAAGGTACTTGCCCAATCCGCTGCCATCCCTGTGCTGCAGCCAACAAAGATAAAAACCGCGGCATTTGCCGATGAATTGCGCGCTTTTAACCCGGATTTAATTATTGTCGCAGCCTATGGTCGAATCCTACCCTCCTCCATTCTTAATTTACCACCCCTTGGCTGCATCAACATCCATGGATCACTGCTGCCACGGCATCGGGGAGCTGCTCCCATCCAATGGGCGATCCTGGCAGGTGACAAGGAGGCAGGAGTTACCATCATGGAGATGGATGAGGGAATGGACACCGGAGCCATGCTGCTTCCCGCCTCTGTCCCGGTTAGCATAAACGAAACTGCTGGAGGTCTCTTCACAAAGCTGTCAGAGCTTGGTGGTACAACCCTGTTAAAAGCTCTCGATCTTTTACGCCAGGACAAACTCCCTCCCATTGAGCAGGAGCACAGTCTTGCCACTGAAGCTCCTCCCCTGAAAAAAGAATATGGTGCCATCGACTGGAACAAATCGGCCTGGGAAATTCATTGTCTTATTCGTGGCATGGATCCCTGGCCCACAGCTTACAGTTTTCTGGACGGGACGCGCTTCCGATTCTTTGCCCCCGAACTGACCGACAGATCCTGTACCCAGACACCGGGAAGTATTATTCAGGCAGATCGTAACGGTCTCCTCCTTGCTACGGGTGACGGAGCACTGCTCATCCATGAAATCCAGCCGGAAGGCAAGAAACGCATGAGTGTGGAGGCCTACCTCTGCGGCCACCTCCTCGAAACCGGACAGACATTCAGGTCAGAGCAATAA
- the larC gene encoding nickel pincer cofactor biosynthesis protein LarC — translation MHPSVTTLAYLDCFSGISGDMLLGALLHAGLKEKALLEKLAGIRGIDFKLSIENQLRSGISCKQVTIHSPSAQQFRHLKNILDLLENSNLSEMLVQKASAIFTRLAEAEAKVHNVAVDQIHFHEVGAVDTIVDIVGSLIGLEELGIEKIVCSPLPMGQGSVRCAHGNLPLPAPAVCELLLDTPVYGVDQEKELITPTGAVLATGLASSFGKIPAMTVKAIGYGAGNHTLNGDQPNLLRLIVGEAILVQESDVVEVIETNLDDWNSEGFPYLCDRLFARGALDISLSPLIMKKGRPGQLLRVICEPVRGLELKQIILSETTAIGVRFRKEERMTLPREKIMVSTPWGEIVAKKVHTPEGTVIYPEYEACREVAEKNQIPLARVYRSICGTEER, via the coding sequence ATGCACCCCTCTGTCACAACCCTCGCCTATCTGGATTGTTTTTCAGGAATCAGTGGTGACATGCTTCTTGGAGCCCTCCTCCATGCCGGACTTAAGGAAAAAGCACTCCTGGAAAAACTTGCAGGAATCAGAGGAATCGATTTTAAGCTCTCCATTGAAAACCAGCTCCGTTCCGGGATCAGCTGCAAGCAGGTAACAATCCACTCCCCCTCGGCCCAGCAATTCAGGCATCTCAAAAACATTCTTGACCTTCTTGAGAACTCAAATCTTTCAGAAATGCTGGTTCAAAAAGCGTCGGCAATATTCACTCGTCTTGCTGAAGCAGAAGCAAAAGTCCACAATGTAGCTGTTGACCAGATCCACTTCCACGAAGTAGGTGCCGTCGATACCATTGTCGATATCGTCGGTAGTCTGATAGGACTTGAGGAACTTGGCATCGAAAAAATCGTATGCTCTCCGCTCCCTATGGGACAGGGTTCTGTTCGTTGTGCCCACGGAAACCTCCCCCTGCCGGCCCCAGCAGTCTGTGAATTGCTACTCGACACACCCGTCTATGGCGTTGACCAGGAAAAAGAACTGATTACCCCAACAGGTGCCGTTTTGGCCACGGGATTAGCCAGTTCTTTTGGTAAAATTCCGGCCATGACAGTGAAGGCCATCGGTTACGGAGCCGGAAATCATACACTGAATGGGGACCAACCCAATCTCCTGCGACTTATAGTTGGTGAAGCAATTTTGGTGCAGGAGAGCGATGTAGTGGAGGTCATTGAGACAAACCTTGATGATTGGAACAGTGAAGGGTTCCCCTACCTCTGTGATCGACTTTTCGCACGGGGTGCACTCGATATATCACTCAGCCCCCTGATCATGAAAAAAGGCAGGCCAGGCCAACTGTTACGGGTTATTTGCGAACCTGTTCGTGGGCTTGAACTGAAACAGATCATTCTTTCAGAAACAACGGCCATCGGTGTTCGCTTTCGGAAAGAAGAACGCATGACTCTTCCCCGGGAGAAAATTATGGTCTCAACACCATGGGGAGAGATTGTGGCAAAGAAGGTGCACACACCTGAAGGGACAGTGATTTATCCGGAATATGAGGCCTGCAGGGAGGTCGCGGAAAAAAACCAGATCCCGCTTGCCCGGGTCTATCGTAGCATTTGCGGAACTGAAGAACGCTGA
- a CDS encoding phosphatidylglycerophosphatase A family protein: MDKIIMFLATGFYSGNLPKIPGTWGSLAALVPWFFVRNLSIPTYLATVGVIFVIGCILAGSAEKILDQADAGPIVIDEFVGMFITLIAAPNHPVAWILGFLLFRFFDILKPFPCSWFDQNIHGGFGIMMDDVIAGIYALISLQLLWMLGSKIS; this comes from the coding sequence ATGGATAAAATCATCATGTTTCTGGCCACGGGATTCTACAGTGGCAATCTCCCCAAAATTCCAGGCACCTGGGGATCTCTCGCCGCCCTTGTCCCCTGGTTCTTTGTGCGTAACCTGTCCATTCCAACCTATCTTGCTACGGTGGGTGTCATCTTTGTAATTGGCTGTATTCTCGCAGGATCAGCAGAAAAGATACTTGACCAGGCCGACGCCGGCCCCATTGTCATCGATGAATTTGTCGGCATGTTTATTACCCTTATTGCCGCCCCGAATCATCCAGTAGCTTGGATTCTCGGTTTCCTTCTCTTTCGCTTTTTTGATATACTCAAACCCTTTCCATGCTCGTGGTTTGACCAGAATATCCATGGCGGCTTCGGGATTATGATGGACGATGTTATTGCAGGAATCTACGCCCTTATCAGTCTGCAACTCCTCTGGATGCTCGGAAGCAAAATCAGCTAA